The following are from one region of the Paraglaciecola sp. L1A13 genome:
- the pqqD gene encoding pyrroloquinoline quinone biosynthesis peptide chaperone PqqD, producing MSILAANKAPSLNAMFRFQWEKAQNCFVLLFPEGMVKLNSAAGEIMQLIDGEKSVLQITDSLHEKFPDAGDLSTDVNEFISTAVEKKWLYFE from the coding sequence GTGAGTATATTAGCTGCAAACAAAGCACCGTCACTTAACGCCATGTTTCGCTTTCAGTGGGAAAAGGCACAAAACTGTTTTGTGCTATTGTTTCCTGAAGGCATGGTTAAGCTAAATAGCGCCGCGGGCGAAATTATGCAGCTGATTGACGGAGAAAAGAGCGTCTTGCAAATTACCGATTCATTGCATGAAAAATTTCCTGATGCCGGTGACTTGTCCACGGACGTCAATGAATTTATTAGCACCGCGGTTGAAAAAAAGTGGCTTTATTTTGAGTAA
- the pqqE gene encoding pyrroloquinoline quinone biosynthesis protein PqqE: MSQAPSSSAKTVGPPLWLLAELTYDCPLHCPYCSNPTQLTETKDELTTQQWCQVFTEARDMGAVQLGFSGGEPLLRKDLEELVKHARDLGFYTNLITSGIGLTEKRIAKLKVAGLDHIQISFQGADPEVNDAIAGRGNAYEQKFKMAKSVKAQGYPMVLNFVISKQNINQIAEVMRLSCELEADYVELATAQYYGWAYQNRDHLLPTQQELFEAESIINDFRDQQQGKGPHFIFVTPDYFETRPKACMNGWGTTFLTVTPDGSALPCHSAKMLPLIFPNVKHKSIADIWQQDFSFDYFRGNDWMPQPCKGCDEKEKDFGGCRCQAFMMTGDMHKTDPVCSKSEDHHLIQQAIASATHPSKAIVERVNLSTAQKHASNVELNILTVKV; the protein is encoded by the coding sequence ATGAGTCAAGCACCCAGCAGTAGTGCCAAAACTGTTGGCCCGCCACTTTGGCTGCTTGCTGAGTTAACTTACGATTGTCCGTTGCATTGCCCGTATTGCTCTAATCCGACGCAGTTAACGGAAACCAAAGATGAACTGACTACGCAGCAATGGTGCCAAGTATTTACTGAAGCACGCGACATGGGGGCTGTTCAGTTAGGTTTCTCTGGTGGCGAGCCGTTATTACGCAAAGATTTAGAAGAACTGGTAAAACATGCTAGAGATTTAGGGTTTTATACTAATTTAATTACCTCAGGCATTGGCTTAACTGAAAAAAGAATTGCTAAATTAAAAGTAGCTGGCTTGGATCATATTCAAATTAGTTTTCAAGGTGCAGATCCCGAAGTTAATGATGCGATTGCAGGTCGTGGCAACGCCTACGAGCAAAAATTTAAGATGGCTAAATCAGTTAAAGCACAAGGTTATCCTATGGTGCTTAACTTTGTTATTTCTAAGCAGAATATCAATCAAATTGCCGAAGTTATGCGTCTTAGCTGCGAGTTAGAAGCTGATTATGTAGAGTTAGCCACCGCCCAATATTATGGCTGGGCATATCAAAATCGAGATCACTTATTACCCACGCAACAAGAATTATTCGAAGCTGAAAGTATTATCAATGATTTTAGAGATCAGCAGCAGGGTAAAGGGCCACATTTTATATTCGTCACACCCGACTACTTTGAAACGCGACCAAAAGCCTGCATGAACGGCTGGGGAACCACTTTTTTAACGGTTACGCCGGATGGTTCAGCGTTACCTTGTCACAGCGCAAAAATGTTGCCCCTGATATTCCCTAATGTTAAACATAAATCTATCGCTGATATATGGCAGCAGGACTTTTCGTTTGATTATTTTCGAGGCAATGATTGGATGCCTCAACCGTGTAAAGGTTGTGATGAAAAAGAAAAGGATTTTGGTGGTTGTCGGTGCCAGGCCTTTATGATGACTGGAGACATGCATAAAACTGATCCAGTTTGTAGTAAATCTGAAGATCATCATTTGATTCAGCAAGCTATTGCAAGCGCCACTCATCCATCAAAAGCCATCGTTGAACGTGTTAACCTAAGTACGGCACAAAAACACGCTAGCAACGTTGAGTTAAATATTTTAACCGTAAAAGTATGA
- a CDS encoding insulinase family protein gives MSLALASIDEIYRHKNGLRHINIVNRVGFSALFVVNTPIFDNSGVAHGVEHGVFRRSLAFPRPESLFQLSALTDVKINASTLTDTTYYHCQSQCSDTFLLAIDYLLHGLFSPFFDTGDLRFEIHDGNDRGVIYRELLGIEQEHNKRVKRHQADAFCYGGNSSTIGALSVDDLRDFHQRFYQANNITLVTANADIEKMSNLISLLPMSPKVNGSVESNNKLNQSKPELNKYQEPAAKKDLMVPSKAKYSSAISALIDVYHASLQSSHYLEVDNSITISQANKTLENDIRILIDAPEGRLITPLLALSNKLVTETLNEQAASRATGEYPSETLLPQLFSKLFKQAKAQLSGHGLLSCKNNIHDIPAKEIYQQTVHVSVTDKSNVLWLASIAESEQEVANISSYIISAAPIFLARRCQGFCYTTQALAIENSAYLAIYSAFDVNPVSWVEELSSCLLMLSEDSHFIRMSLALAKVKYCRSNKVTNNEVLHITAETISCYLQALANK, from the coding sequence ATGAGCTTGGCTTTAGCATCGATAGACGAAATCTATCGTCATAAAAATGGCTTACGCCATATTAATATCGTCAATAGGGTAGGTTTTAGCGCGCTTTTTGTTGTTAACACGCCCATATTTGATAATAGCGGCGTTGCTCATGGTGTTGAACATGGTGTGTTTCGCCGTAGCTTGGCTTTTCCAAGGCCAGAGAGCTTATTTCAATTATCTGCACTAACTGATGTGAAAATTAATGCATCCACGCTTACTGATACGACCTATTATCATTGTCAAAGTCAGTGTTCTGATACTTTTTTGCTGGCCATTGACTATTTATTACATGGCTTGTTTTCACCATTTTTTGACACAGGTGATTTGCGCTTTGAAATTCATGATGGGAATGATAGAGGGGTTATTTATAGAGAGTTGCTTGGTATAGAACAAGAGCATAATAAACGGGTTAAACGTCACCAAGCAGATGCGTTTTGCTATGGTGGCAATAGCAGCACAATTGGTGCTTTATCTGTTGACGATTTAAGGGATTTTCATCAGCGCTTTTATCAAGCAAACAATATCACCTTAGTGACTGCTAATGCTGATATTGAAAAAATGTCGAATTTAATTTCTCTATTACCCATGTCGCCTAAAGTAAACGGATCAGTTGAGTCGAATAATAAATTAAACCAATCAAAACCTGAGTTAAATAAATACCAAGAGCCCGCAGCAAAAAAAGACCTTATGGTGCCCTCGAAAGCTAAGTACTCGTCAGCCATCAGCGCGCTTATTGACGTCTATCACGCAAGCTTGCAAAGCTCTCATTATCTAGAGGTCGATAACAGCATTACAATTTCGCAGGCTAATAAAACCTTGGAAAATGATATTCGTATTTTAATTGATGCGCCAGAGGGGCGGTTGATCACTCCTTTACTAGCGTTGTCGAATAAACTGGTAACAGAAACTCTCAATGAGCAAGCAGCAAGTAGAGCTACGGGGGAATATCCAAGTGAAACGTTACTCCCCCAATTGTTTAGCAAATTGTTCAAACAAGCAAAGGCGCAGCTATCTGGTCACGGTCTACTGAGCTGTAAAAATAATATCCATGATATTCCTGCTAAAGAAATATACCAGCAGACAGTTCATGTTAGTGTGACTGATAAAAGTAATGTCTTATGGTTAGCGAGTATTGCTGAAAGTGAGCAAGAGGTTGCTAATATTTCGAGTTATATTATTAGCGCAGCCCCGATATTTTTAGCACGACGCTGTCAAGGTTTTTGCTATACAACGCAAGCACTCGCGATTGAAAACTCGGCGTACCTCGCCATATATAGCGCTTTCGATGTTAATCCAGTGAGTTGGGTCGAAGAACTCTCGAGTTGTTTATTGATGTTAAGTGAAGACAGTCACTTTATACGTATGAGCTTAGCGCTGGCTAAAGTGAAATATTGTCGAAGCAACAAAGTGACGAATAACGAAGTCCTGCACATAACCGCCGAAACCATATCATGTTACCTACAAGCACTCGCTAACAAGTAA
- a CDS encoding DUF6515 family protein, with protein MKLYTLLPILISLTMLPNISSAQRQPEVHHVVASKHAPAVKHKRVVYKTGKVVRKAPTNGLPIHFDGVSFIFNNGLYYRHINNGYTVVRPPVGLKVRSLPKGYERIVVRGKPCYFALGIYYVFDNGYYRVIDEPISDVTYSDSVSQVVSESVETQQGAGVNRKNFQLGKAYRSLPLGAQSVTVNGQQYFAYKDIYFLPQSSGNNVSYLAVKLN; from the coding sequence ATGAAATTATACACCCTATTACCCATTTTAATAAGTTTAACGATGCTGCCAAATATCAGCTCAGCCCAACGCCAACCTGAAGTTCATCACGTAGTGGCCTCAAAGCATGCACCGGCAGTTAAGCACAAGCGGGTGGTATACAAAACAGGTAAGGTCGTACGCAAGGCTCCGACGAATGGATTACCAATACACTTTGATGGTGTGTCATTTATATTCAATAATGGCCTGTATTATCGTCATATAAACAACGGCTATACAGTCGTGCGTCCACCCGTTGGCTTGAAAGTCCGTAGTTTACCCAAAGGATACGAGCGCATTGTTGTTCGAGGAAAACCATGCTACTTCGCTTTAGGTATTTACTATGTTTTTGATAACGGTTATTACCGAGTAATAGATGAACCAATCAGTGACGTTACATATAGTGATAGCGTATCACAGGTTGTGTCCGAATCAGTTGAAACGCAGCAGGGCGCAGGTGTTAATAGGAAGAATTTTCAGCTTGGCAAAGCCTACCGTTCATTACCCCTAGGTGCTCAATCTGTAACCGTCAACGGTCAGCAGTATTTTGCATATAAGGATATTTATTTTTTGCCTCAATCATCGGGTAACAATGTATCTTATTTAGCGGTGAAGTTGAATTAA
- a CDS encoding EAL domain-containing protein, giving the protein MTVKMEHRTLEDKILLTITAAATLVLFPFLITSFFADDKEHIAVDFVAVGGIFTIFLGVWFTSKIKLFSGLFAVLAQVTILMGIYLKGAGLIYWLFPIIIAGFYLLPILFASIFNILLITVACLLTYEQFDSFTLPRIIAAFVVTNIFSLIFSMFMQNKNRQLSEKDKISQLRNNILESIASSSKLSKVLPAVAHAIENEFPDAICSILLLDKTGKRLVLGAAPSLPDFYNKALDGLAIGQGVSSSGTAAFTGKRVVVADIATHPYWASWKALAQKAGLAACWSEPIIGNQGNVLGTFSIYHRKISAPKPSEFKLIEQFASLARIAIEREKADQLIWQQANYDSLTNLPNRNLLQEHLANAIANAQRENKQLAIAMLDLDKFKDVNDSLGHGAGDTVLIECSKRIKSAIRKNDIAARLGGDEFIIVLVGTTIPEDIDNIGQKLSNVLAQPYIIEEKKVYCTASIGIAFYPDDALSSDALLRNADQAMYHAKMRGRNSVHYFTDNMRTDFIKRMEIIQDLRIAIVQQQFHMVYQPIVSLANNQIMKAEALIRWQHPEKGLISPLDFIPVAEEIGLIIEISDWIFNEVSQQAKHWRNTYCSDLAISINTSPVQFQNEGEQFKAWTKSLIAQDIPCEAIAIEITENLLMENQAEVVDTLDKIRQQGITVSIDDFGTGYCSFSYLRNYAIDFLKIDKSFVQNMSADNKDVALCEAIIVMAKKLNIEVIAEGIETEQQKHLLIQAGCVLGQGYLLARPLLVDDFEKLLIKQKV; this is encoded by the coding sequence ATGACGGTTAAAATGGAACACCGCACTTTAGAAGACAAAATTCTATTAACAATTACCGCTGCGGCAACCTTAGTATTATTTCCCTTTCTTATCACCAGCTTTTTCGCCGATGATAAAGAGCATATAGCAGTTGATTTCGTAGCAGTTGGGGGTATTTTCACTATATTTCTTGGTGTTTGGTTCACTAGTAAGATTAAATTGTTTAGTGGTTTATTTGCGGTTCTCGCTCAGGTCACTATTTTAATGGGCATCTATTTAAAAGGTGCAGGTTTAATCTATTGGCTTTTTCCGATAATAATCGCCGGCTTTTATTTATTACCAATCCTTTTTGCTAGCATATTTAATATCCTACTAATTACTGTTGCCTGTTTGCTTACCTATGAGCAATTTGACAGTTTTACGTTGCCCCGGATTATTGCGGCGTTTGTCGTCACGAATATATTTTCCTTAATATTTTCAATGTTTATGCAAAACAAAAATCGCCAATTATCAGAAAAAGATAAAATAAGTCAACTCCGTAATAATATTCTTGAGTCGATCGCCAGTTCAAGTAAGTTGTCAAAAGTATTACCTGCTGTTGCTCACGCTATAGAAAATGAATTTCCTGATGCTATTTGCAGTATTTTATTATTAGATAAAACAGGCAAACGTTTAGTACTAGGCGCCGCCCCTAGCTTGCCTGATTTTTATAATAAAGCTCTCGACGGCTTAGCGATTGGTCAAGGTGTTAGCTCAAGCGGCACGGCAGCCTTTACCGGAAAACGAGTCGTTGTCGCGGATATAGCAACTCACCCGTATTGGGCGTCTTGGAAGGCTTTAGCGCAAAAAGCGGGATTAGCGGCCTGTTGGTCAGAACCCATCATTGGTAACCAAGGAAACGTGCTAGGTACTTTCTCTATTTATCATCGTAAAATATCGGCACCAAAACCGTCTGAATTCAAACTTATTGAGCAATTTGCAAGTCTTGCCCGTATCGCAATAGAACGAGAAAAAGCAGATCAGCTCATATGGCAACAAGCTAATTATGACAGCTTAACCAACTTACCAAATCGTAATCTATTACAAGAACATCTAGCGAATGCAATAGCCAATGCCCAACGTGAGAATAAGCAACTCGCTATTGCGATGTTAGATCTCGATAAATTTAAAGATGTTAATGACTCATTAGGCCATGGTGCAGGAGATACTGTACTTATCGAGTGTTCAAAACGTATTAAAAGTGCCATTAGAAAGAATGATATTGCGGCACGCCTTGGGGGGGATGAATTTATCATTGTTCTTGTGGGTACAACAATACCTGAAGATATCGACAATATTGGCCAGAAGCTATCAAACGTACTAGCCCAACCCTATATCATTGAAGAAAAAAAAGTTTATTGTACTGCCAGCATAGGTATTGCATTTTATCCAGATGATGCGCTTAGCAGTGACGCACTGTTGAGAAATGCCGATCAGGCTATGTATCACGCCAAAATGCGTGGGCGCAATAGCGTTCATTATTTTACTGATAATATGCGGACCGACTTTATCAAACGAATGGAAATTATTCAGGACTTACGCATTGCTATTGTACAACAACAATTTCATATGGTTTATCAGCCTATTGTGAGCTTAGCAAACAACCAAATAATGAAAGCCGAAGCACTTATTCGCTGGCAACATCCGGAAAAAGGGCTGATTTCACCATTGGATTTTATTCCTGTGGCGGAAGAAATAGGGCTAATTATTGAGATCAGTGACTGGATTTTTAATGAGGTCTCACAGCAAGCTAAACATTGGCGTAATACATACTGCAGTGATTTAGCAATAAGCATCAATACATCCCCAGTGCAATTCCAAAATGAAGGTGAACAATTTAAAGCCTGGACTAAATCACTGATAGCCCAAGACATACCGTGTGAAGCAATTGCGATCGAAATTACTGAAAATCTATTAATGGAGAATCAAGCTGAAGTTGTCGACACACTTGATAAAATTCGCCAGCAAGGCATTACCGTATCGATTGATGATTTCGGTACCGGCTATTGCTCTTTTTCTTATCTTAGGAATTACGCTATTGATTTTTTAAAGATTGATAAAAGTTTTGTGCAAAACATGTCTGCTGATAACAAAGATGTCGCACTATGTGAAGCCATCATTGTCATGGCAAAAAAACTTAATATCGAAGTAATCGCAGAAGGCATAGAAACAGAACAACAAAAACACTTACTTATTCAAGCTGGCTGTGTTTTAGGACAAGGATACTTATTGGCACGACCGCTTTTAGTCGATGATTTTGAAAAATTACTTATTAAACAAAAAGTCTAA